tgtagaaatttctttctctttcatactcttcttgatctcggctccccatagctaccaatttctgctgattgttacttgtccttttcttgttgtacttgcgaagtattcgccactgtttattagcttgggtaataagcttgcattcgctgtttgtgagctggtgttcgcaactggatatgattccatttcattttgtttttcctctaaagcaatgtattcttcttgaagttctcgcaattcagtcattgtaatcgtattcttgactctgaaaatttggacatacaacaggtttgttgcaaacatagcattgataaatgataatatgagatatctctcatctacacggccagccatttcgctacacatagttctccatcttttagtcaagtgtttcaaactttccaatcctttgttttaatccaaacacatcttctataccaggtcgtgaggaattattacttatatatgctcccaagaatgtggtctgcaaatgattgaaggaggttattgtattctttggtaaaccttcaaaccattttaacgcttctcctgttaagctggatgcgaaatatttgcacaataccgcatcatgattttcccattgtaacatgcacctcacataagctttaatgtgttgaattgcacaagttgttccatcgaaaatgctggttaatgcgggcaaattgcatttcggtggtattcctcctaattgtacttcccttgtaaatggagttttcgcagcttcttctattgcttcatccaattgtcttctacctacttctcctctgttatttagcattcctctcatttcttctaattctttcaagatttgtttatttacacctgaatcttgacccattggtctctttaattttgcttcttctcttcttctgcgttcacgtctatcttctcttgcgaaatttgtatctcttcttcattatcctcatctcgtcttcttctgcgattctcttcctcatccctatcttgaattcgcaaatgatgatgtcgttcattttcccctccataattttgttcatttcttatcaactcaattcgctgtctttcagccattctcttcactctatcatactcctcattgagattatcattattccggttttgtatacgccttctttatcgattgtcatgattgttctggcgaattgtctcctgaagctcttgctcttccatttccgctctcaacctttcacgttcgcagattaaacgtgcttgttcagcattatgtctttcaatttcttcttcgattttctgttgatttctttgattttctctcacatgtaaaattcttcttccctcctcttgatttctttcgccatcttggttattttgtctctgaatttgcccgttctcttggtttcctccaattttcccatcatcaaaagtttcattttgtggaatgtaacgatcatcagttctttctctattttcacgatactcttcattaggatttgatatttcttcttgaatattgtttccagtattgatcgtgggtgaattttgcctcatttctcttctagtcgatctggaatatgattttgtaatacttctcgatcttctattctgcaatctgatattctccatccttaattcgtgattttgccttgtcaaattcgcacgttcttctgcctcggctcttctttcttcatgtattgttcgtctcaatgtttctaatgctccaatttcctcattcccatgaattattccttcatctgcttcttgatttctctcttcctgtctataatttctattttgttgctcttcttctatttcctctgctgaatttgatcgccaagtgtgtacgctcactctgtcataatctgtattcctctattgaactaacgtttgttgaattggcgattgaattaaattttctctattatttctcattctagtagattatcccatttcacttctttctcttccagcaattctcttgcttcttcaaatagtagtcggttgttcagatgtatttcttcttctagccatttcttcaatgctaacagtattgcaagaaattatgaaaaattcttaatcaatcactttaaattttcacgaatctcaatatcaatctttagatttctctagaataatcttcaactcgttcctgtttctagcgccattatgtagttgcaggaaatcctacactacatccctcatatgatttcattgttgatcagctcatttttaggtttatactcttaattttattgattaatttttgaatgttcttacaagaaagataaagaagtcaagaatgatctctactctgaactttctctctcctatttacttgtttcttactcaaaaagatctctctctcttttacaactcgaatgattatttataaggaaatacatagtggatgacagctaatctgtcctttattttcggatatggtttgcgacattctcgcaaccttacaaatgttaacttcgcaagctctctaattttcgcaagactatcacatctttctcatgttccttactgacgtcgtttctgaaattattctgtgaTGCTATtatgttgtaccattgataatttcgctgagacataattgttgcgagattctgatcctacatatgaGCTTCACCAGTTGTATGATTCTTACTTTTCTCCACTCTGCATTCAGTAATCAAATGACTCAAGATTTTACATGTATGACAAAACTTTGGACAATCTGGAATGGAAATATTTTGAAAGAAACCTCCAAATTTTGTACCAATCCATATTTTGTTTGGAATGTGTTTAGCAAAATCCACATCAACCAGAACATTTGAATAATAACCCACTTCACATTTCTCTGTAGCAGCATCCAACTTCACAGGATTACCAAATTCCTTACATATCTTAAAGAGAATTTTCTCAGTCCAAAATTCTAGACCTAAACCTGGAAATCTTACCCAAAGCATAGCTCTAGAGGTTCTTTGATTTTCTGGACGAAAATTAGAGATCCAatttcttacctgaagaatttgaTTTGTAACCTCCCATATACCTTCATTGATGTACTGACGATCCTCTGTATTTTCCAACTTAATAGTGAAGAATCCCCTTCCTAATGGAATTAATTTACGTTCACCTTTTAGCTTCCATTGATTACGCAGAATAATAAAAACATCAACAAACTTGATTTGTTGTAGATTTAATCTTCCAATCAAAGAAAATCTCCACGGATTTAAGGTTTCTTCAAATGAATCATCAGGCAATTCTATGGATGGAAATGTCTGAGAATTTTTTTCATTACCTGAACTTGACATATTGACCTTATTTATTTCTACTTTAGTGATTTTTTGATCAAGATCCATGAAACCACCTGAATTAATAACAAATAAACATGAATTAGATGATTAAATTCAAGATCGATCTGTGTTTTTCACCTGAAACTAATGAATCTGGACGCAGAAAACGAAAAACTTGAGATGAGAATTTCGCGGAGTTAATCACCCGAGTCGCAGAGCTCAACTCGCccgagtgtagatggtggattttcgataaaggctaaattcgtaaactcataatcatacgaaactctgattcagcattcagacgtgagtatcgagacacgagtctctcatcgaattctcaacagagagtactttctctcagagtacatgtagatatgaagtctcacgactggacaacggcatatctcatgaatactgaatactttcactgattatttctatatagcatcacgtgatggacggttcctagacaacttgctctg
This genomic stretch from Papaver somniferum cultivar HN1 chromosome 5, ASM357369v1, whole genome shotgun sequence harbors:
- the LOC113279402 gene encoding uncharacterized protein LOC113279402; translated protein: MSSSGNEKNSQTFPSIELPDDSFEETLNPWRFSLIGRLNLQQIKFVDVFIILRNQWKLKGERKLIPLGRGFFTIKLENTEDRQYINEGIWEVTNQILQVRNWISNFRPENQRTSRAMLWVRFPGLGLEFWTEKILFKICKEFGNPVKLDAATEKCEVGYYSNVLVDVDFAKHIPNKIWIGTKFGGFFQNISIPDCPKFCHTCKILSHLITECRVEKSKNHTTGEAHM